A single window of Methanosphaera sp. DNA harbors:
- a CDS encoding ATP-grasp domain-containing protein — protein sequence MHDYVDKLIIIDKPGYNNVDIENLALNYVVDVDYIICCGDIDTSRFPKSKIIGNKDTGAVNDKYKLYKKLHKNFLMPDTYLVSSMDEADEIVQNYPDKRFITKPVNGSGGKNIKWFDARFEYDDKFLLQEFVDGNSVSTSFLAYPDHSTTMVTSSDQIIAPRGLDKSDFSYCGNITPCINHIDKLENISQKIARMYKLVGSNGVDFIIKDNKAYVIEVNPRIQGTFECVENSYNMNMAQAHIDACSGVEVQMNPVSSFCVKLIVFSQKKACYDLRNIDCVHDLCDMNYVYDVGDPIATLVVSDKILENAMSRTRSLQNLIYNSGF from the coding sequence ATGCATGATTATGTAGATAAGCTTATTATTATTGATAAGCCTGGTTATAATAATGTTGATATTGAAAATTTAGCTCTTAATTATGTTGTTGATGTTGATTATATTATCTGTTGTGGAGATATTGATACATCTCGTTTTCCTAAATCTAAGATTATTGGAAATAAAGATACAGGTGCTGTTAATGATAAGTATAAGTTGTATAAGAAGTTACATAAGAATTTCTTAATGCCTGATACATATCTTGTATCTAGTATGGATGAGGCTGATGAAATTGTACAAAATTATCCTGATAAAAGATTTATTACAAAGCCTGTTAATGGTTCTGGTGGTAAGAATATTAAGTGGTTTGATGCAAGATTTGAATATGATGATAAGTTTTTACTTCAGGAATTTGTTGATGGAAATAGTGTTAGTACATCATTTTTAGCTTATCCTGATCATAGCACTACTATGGTTACATCTTCTGATCAAATTATTGCTCCTCGTGGACTTGATAAGAGTGATTTTTCATATTGTGGTAATATTACACCTTGTATTAATCATATTGATAAGCTTGAAAATATTTCACAAAAGATTGCTCGTATGTATAAGCTTGTTGGATCTAATGGTGTTGATTTTATTATTAAAGATAATAAGGCTTATGTTATTGAGGTTAATCCTAGAATTCAGGGTACTTTTGAGTGTGTTGAAAATTCATATAATATGAATATGGCTCAGGCTCATATTGATGCATGCAGTGGAGTTGAAGTTCAAATGAATCCTGTGTCTAGTTTTTGTGTTAAGTTGATTGTATTTAGTCAGAAGAAAGCTTGTTATGATTTACGTAATATTGATTGTGTGCATGATTTGTGTGATATGAATTATGTTTATGATGTTGGTGATCCTATTGCTACACTTGTTGTTTCAGATAAGATCCTTGAGAATGCTATGAGTAGAACTCGTTCTTTGCAGAATTTAATTTATAATTCAGGTTTTTAA
- a CDS encoding V-type ATP synthase subunit D, which produces MADERLDDVNPTRNELLNLKDRAKLSTKGHSLLKEKRDALIKEFFEILDRVQGSRDEVEKKLTIAYSELNKAQIDMGDMAVKRAALSVRESLELDITSRSIMGVSVPVVKSKTTTNDVISRGYGFAGTSANLDVAAKEFEESIKIIIELGEIEKTIMLLAKEVEATKRRVNALEHVTIPRIQNTIKFIEMRLEEMERESFAQLKVIKKNINAREEAE; this is translated from the coding sequence ATGGCAGATGAAAGATTAGACGATGTTAACCCAACACGTAATGAACTTCTTAATCTGAAAGATAGAGCAAAATTATCTACTAAAGGACATAGTCTTCTTAAAGAAAAAAGAGATGCTCTCATTAAAGAGTTTTTCGAAATTCTTGATCGTGTTCAAGGTTCTCGTGATGAAGTTGAAAAAAAATTAACAATCGCATACTCAGAACTTAATAAAGCTCAAATAGACATGGGAGATATGGCAGTAAAACGTGCAGCTTTATCTGTACGAGAATCTCTTGAACTTGATATTACTTCCAGAAGTATTATGGGAGTTTCAGTACCAGTTGTAAAAAGTAAAACTACAACCAACGATGTAATAAGCAGAGGTTACGGTTTTGCTGGAACTTCAGCTAACTTAGATGTAGCTGCAAAGGAATTTGAAGAATCTATAAAAATTATTATAGAACTTGGTGAAATTGAAAAAACCATCATGCTTCTTGCAAAAGAAGTTGAAGCAACTAAAAGAAGAGTAAATGCTTTAGAGCATGTAACTATTCCTCGTATTCAAAACACAATCAAATTTATTGAAATGCGTTTAGAGGAAATGGAAAGAGAAAGTTTTGCACAACTTAAAGTTATTAAGAAAAACATTAATGCAAGAGAAGAAGCAGAATAG
- a CDS encoding ATP synthase subunit B: MNDIDVKTKEYTTVAEVSGPLMMVEGVEGVAFNEIVDIETPDGSMRTGQVLEVKDDLAVVQVFEGTSDLNTESTKVRFTGETAKIGLSTDMLGRIFNGIGKPIDGGPDIIPEVELDVNGSPMNPAAREFPAEFIQTGISTIDGMNTLVRGQKLPIFSGSGLPHNDLAAQIARQAKVISEDSEFAVIFGAMGITHEEANFFMNEFEQTGALERVTVFMNLADDPAIERIMTPKMALTTAEYLAFEKGMHVLVILTDITNYCEALREISSARNEVPGRRGYPGYMYTDLAGIYERAGRISGKPGSITQMPILVMPQDDITHPIPDLTGYITEGQIVLSRELDRTGIYPPVDVLPSLSRLMSGGIGDGRTREDHSGVSDQLYAAYAEGRELRDLTAVVGEEALTERDLKFLEFADAFEDQFIRQAKDEDRSIQETLDLGWKLLSILPETELKRVKEELIEKYLPKEGSTESSEE, encoded by the coding sequence ATGAATGATATAGATGTAAAAACAAAAGAATATACAACTGTAGCAGAAGTTTCAGGTCCTTTAATGATGGTTGAAGGTGTTGAAGGTGTAGCATTCAACGAAATCGTAGATATTGAAACACCAGATGGTTCAATGAGAACTGGTCAAGTTCTTGAAGTTAAAGATGACCTTGCAGTTGTTCAGGTATTTGAAGGTACAAGTGACCTCAACACAGAATCAACAAAAGTTCGTTTCACAGGAGAAACAGCTAAAATTGGTCTATCAACAGACATGCTTGGAAGAATATTCAACGGTATAGGTAAACCTATTGACGGTGGACCTGACATCATTCCTGAAGTAGAGTTAGATGTAAACGGTTCCCCAATGAACCCAGCAGCAAGAGAATTCCCTGCAGAGTTTATCCAGACAGGTATTTCCACAATTGACGGAATGAACACTCTTGTACGTGGTCAGAAATTACCTATCTTCTCTGGATCTGGATTACCTCACAACGACCTTGCAGCACAGATTGCAAGACAAGCAAAAGTAATTTCAGAAGACAGTGAGTTCGCTGTAATTTTCGGTGCTATGGGTATTACTCACGAAGAAGCAAACTTCTTCATGAACGAGTTCGAACAAACTGGAGCTCTTGAAAGAGTAACAGTATTCATGAACTTAGCAGACGACCCTGCTATCGAAAGAATTATGACACCTAAAATGGCTTTAACAACAGCAGAATACCTTGCATTTGAAAAAGGAATGCACGTACTTGTAATTCTTACAGATATTACAAACTACTGTGAAGCTTTAAGGGAAATTTCATCAGCACGTAACGAAGTACCTGGACGTAGAGGATACCCTGGTTACATGTATACCGACTTAGCAGGTATATATGAAAGAGCAGGACGTATATCAGGTAAACCTGGTTCAATTACACAGATGCCTATATTAGTTATGCCACAGGACGATATTACTCACCCAATTCCTGACTTAACTGGATATATTACAGAAGGTCAGATCGTACTTTCACGTGAACTTGATAGGACAGGTATCTACCCACCAGTAGATGTATTACCTTCACTTTCAAGATTAATGAGTGGTGGAATTGGTGACGGACGTACCCGTGAAGACCACAGTGGAGTATCAGACCAATTATATGCTGCATATGCAGAAGGTCGTGAACTTCGTGACTTAACCGCTGTAGTAGGGGAAGAAGCATTAACCGAACGTGATCTTAAATTCTTAGAATTTGCTGATGCATTTGAAGATCAATTCATCAGACAAGCTAAAGATGAAGACAGATCAATTCAAGAAACTCTTGACTTAGGTTGGAAATTATTATCTATCTTACCTGAAACTGAACTTAAACGTGTTAAAGAAGAACTTATTGAAAAATACTTACCTAAAGAAGGATCAACCGAATCTTCTGAGGAATAA
- a CDS encoding ATP synthase subunit A, which produces MITGNIIKIAGPVIVGDGMRGTKVHEMVRVGDIGLIGEIIELHGDTATVQVYEETAGIKPGEKIESTGGPLSVELGPGILKSIYDGIQRPLDEIKFKTGDFIPRGVDVPALDKTKEWSFKPTAQVGDEVNGGDIIGTVDETSSIEHKIMIPPKMSGKIKSIVAPGKYTIVDDIAEVETENGIETVQMMQIWPVRVGRPFVNKLDPDVPLITGQRAQDTFFCLAKGGTSAMPGPFGSGKTVTQQQLAKWADADIVVYIGCGERGNEMTEVLTEFPELEDPKSGNPLMDRTVLIANTSNMPVAAREACVYTGITIAEYFRDMGYDVALMADSTSRWAEAMRELSGRLEEMPGEEGYPAYLASRLAQFYERAGRVTTIGSHKAESSITIVGAVSPPGGDLSEPVTQNTLRIAKVFWALDASLADKRHFPSINWLSSYSLYVDSITKWWTSEIGEDWRELRDTAMALLQKESELNEIVQLVGPDALPPKDRVTLEAARMLREDFLQQNAFDDTDTYCSPEKQYNMLKTILQYNTTAQAALADGADVDKLVTLDVRVDLDRMKYVPEDEFMTKVEQIKESITTQCNEALQ; this is translated from the coding sequence ATTGCAGGTCCGGTTATTGTCGGTGACGGTATGCGTGGTACCAAAGTACACGAAATGGTACGTGTAGGAGACATAGGACTCATAGGTGAAATTATTGAACTTCACGGCGACACAGCTACAGTTCAAGTATACGAAGAAACTGCTGGTATTAAACCAGGAGAAAAAATTGAAAGTACTGGTGGTCCACTCTCAGTAGAATTAGGTCCTGGAATACTTAAATCAATTTACGACGGTATTCAAAGACCTTTAGATGAAATCAAATTCAAAACAGGAGATTTCATTCCTAGAGGGGTAGACGTACCAGCATTAGATAAAACAAAAGAATGGAGCTTCAAACCAACAGCACAAGTTGGAGACGAAGTAAATGGTGGAGACATCATAGGTACAGTAGATGAAACATCATCAATTGAACACAAAATTATGATACCACCTAAAATGTCAGGTAAAATTAAATCAATCGTAGCTCCAGGTAAATACACAATTGTTGACGATATTGCAGAAGTTGAAACTGAAAACGGTATTGAAACAGTTCAAATGATGCAAATTTGGCCAGTACGTGTAGGAAGACCATTTGTTAACAAATTAGACCCAGATGTACCTCTTATAACAGGACAGAGAGCACAAGATACATTCTTCTGTCTTGCAAAAGGTGGAACATCAGCTATGCCAGGACCATTCGGTTCAGGAAAAACTGTAACACAGCAACAATTAGCAAAATGGGCAGACGCTGATATTGTAGTATATATCGGATGTGGAGAACGTGGAAACGAAATGACAGAGGTACTTACAGAGTTCCCTGAACTAGAAGATCCAAAAAGTGGAAATCCTTTAATGGACAGAACAGTTCTTATCGCAAACACATCAAACATGCCTGTAGCAGCTAGGGAAGCATGTGTATACACAGGTATTACCATTGCTGAATACTTCAGAGATATGGGATACGATGTAGCTCTTATGGCAGACAGTACATCAAGATGGGCAGAAGCTATGAGAGAACTTTCAGGACGTCTTGAAGAAATGCCTGGGGAAGAAGGTTACCCTGCTTACCTCGCATCAAGACTCGCACAGTTCTATGAACGTGCAGGACGTGTAACAACAATTGGATCTCACAAAGCTGAATCATCCATTACAATTGTAGGTGCAGTATCACCTCCTGGTGGGGACTTATCTGAACCTGTTACACAGAACACATTACGTATTGCAAAAGTATTTTGGGCACTTGATGCATCACTTGCTGATAAACGTCACTTCCCTTCAATTAACTGGTTAAGCAGTTACTCACTCTATGTTGACAGTATCACCAAATGGTGGACTTCTGAAATAGGTGAAGATTGGAGAGAATTAAGAGATACAGCTATGGCTCTTTTACAGAAAGAATCAGAACTTAACGAAATTGTACAACTTGTAGGTCCTGATGCACTTCCACCAAAAGACCGTGTAACTCTTGAAGCAGCACGTATGTTAAGAGAAGACTTCCTTCAACAAAACGCTTTCGATGATACAGATACATACTGTTCACCAGAAAAACAGTACAACATGTTAAAAACTATCTTACAATACAACACAACAGCACAAGCAGCACTTGCTGATGGTGCAGATGTAGATAAACTTGTAACATTAGATGTAAGAGTAGATCTTGACAGAATGAAATACGTTCCTGAAGACGAATTCATGACAAAAGTTGAACAAATCAAAGAAAGTATAACAACACAATGTAATGAGGCTTTACAATGA